A portion of the Coraliomargarita parva genome contains these proteins:
- the feoB gene encoding ferrous iron transport protein B — protein sequence MKIEARSTRVALIGNPNTGKTSLFNTLTGMRQHVGNYAGVTVEKKTGRWKLPLGTEVELVDLPGTYSLSANSLDERVAVDVLAGHVEGEEPPDLLIVVVDVENLRRNLFLASQASELDVPMVIALNCWDIAEKKGLQIDSKLLEQRLGVPVVPTVAKHKRGTLELAKTVEHAIESRPMMVRPRWPEAVQKALNSLRREFVEQRGQSLREGELQRLLFDRDSAVCERLTCPAAAYKPIIRAARDQLYQDGFQPDAAESLLRFRFLNPLLNDILERQATLKKVSKSESIDQLLLHKVWGLAVFIGMMYVVFQSVYSWAGPIMDLIETGVGYLGDFASSLLETTPMLQSLVVDGIIGGVGAFLVFLPQILVLFFFISLLEESGYMARAAFLMDKLFQWCGLNGKSFVPLLSSFACAIPGIMATRTISDNKARMITILVAPLMSCSARLPVYLLLIGAFVEPRYGPTIAGITLFAAHFIGALMAAPLAFILNKTISRGIAPEPFVMELPHYRVPHIKHTFFRMYESGKDFVMRAGTVIFAMTIVIWALLYFPRPESVAEEVTTTYVQSLTDDWSASPEQEIAGGVLLDEAELQRKIDAAYLEQSYMGRFGKAVQPIFAPAGYDWKITVGVLASFPAREIIISTLGITYSLGGEVDEASDDLRVTLSKAKWESGPRVGEPVFNIPVAISIIVFFALCMQCGATLAVIARELNWAWAIGAFVCLTTIAWTMAVLTYQIGMRFL from the coding sequence ATGAAGATCGAAGCCCGCAGCACCCGGGTGGCCTTGATCGGCAATCCCAACACCGGCAAGACCTCCCTCTTCAATACCTTGACGGGGATGCGCCAGCACGTGGGCAACTACGCCGGCGTCACCGTCGAAAAGAAAACGGGCCGCTGGAAACTGCCGCTCGGAACCGAAGTTGAGTTGGTCGACCTGCCCGGGACCTACAGCCTGAGCGCGAATTCGCTGGATGAGCGTGTGGCCGTCGATGTGCTGGCCGGACACGTCGAAGGAGAAGAACCGCCCGACCTGCTGATTGTGGTCGTCGACGTGGAAAACTTGAGGCGTAACCTCTTCCTCGCCTCCCAGGCCTCCGAACTGGATGTCCCGATGGTGATCGCCCTGAATTGCTGGGACATTGCGGAGAAGAAAGGTCTGCAGATCGACAGTAAGCTACTGGAACAGCGACTGGGCGTTCCGGTCGTACCGACCGTAGCCAAGCATAAGCGCGGCACCCTGGAACTGGCCAAGACGGTGGAACACGCGATCGAGAGCCGCCCCATGATGGTTCGTCCCCGCTGGCCGGAAGCCGTCCAAAAAGCCCTGAACAGCCTGCGCCGTGAGTTTGTGGAACAACGCGGCCAGTCGTTGCGCGAAGGCGAGCTGCAGCGCCTCCTCTTTGACCGCGACAGCGCGGTGTGCGAACGCCTCACCTGTCCGGCTGCCGCCTACAAGCCCATTATCCGGGCTGCCCGCGACCAACTCTATCAAGACGGCTTCCAACCCGATGCCGCCGAATCGCTGCTCCGCTTCCGCTTCCTGAATCCCCTCCTCAACGACATTCTGGAGCGTCAGGCCACACTCAAGAAAGTCAGTAAGTCCGAGAGTATCGACCAATTGCTCCTCCACAAGGTCTGGGGCCTCGCGGTCTTCATCGGGATGATGTACGTGGTGTTCCAGTCGGTCTACAGCTGGGCCGGTCCCATCATGGACCTGATCGAAACCGGCGTGGGCTATCTGGGCGATTTCGCGAGCAGCCTCCTCGAAACGACGCCGATGCTGCAGAGTCTGGTGGTCGACGGCATCATTGGAGGGGTCGGTGCGTTTTTGGTCTTCCTGCCCCAGATACTGGTGCTCTTTTTCTTCATCTCGCTGCTTGAAGAATCCGGCTACATGGCACGTGCCGCCTTCCTCATGGACAAGCTGTTCCAATGGTGCGGACTGAACGGAAAAAGCTTTGTCCCCCTGCTTTCGAGCTTCGCCTGCGCCATCCCGGGAATCATGGCCACCCGGACCATTAGTGACAATAAGGCACGCATGATCACGATCCTGGTTGCACCGCTGATGAGTTGTTCGGCCCGGCTACCGGTCTACCTGCTCCTGATCGGCGCCTTCGTGGAACCCCGCTACGGACCGACCATCGCGGGAATCACACTCTTTGCCGCCCATTTCATCGGCGCCTTAATGGCCGCGCCCCTCGCCTTCATCCTGAACAAGACAATCAGCCGGGGGATCGCTCCGGAACCCTTCGTGATGGAACTGCCTCACTATCGGGTGCCGCATATCAAGCATACCTTTTTCCGGATGTATGAAAGCGGCAAAGACTTCGTCATGCGGGCGGGCACTGTGATCTTCGCAATGACGATCGTGATCTGGGCACTCTTGTATTTCCCGCGCCCGGAATCCGTGGCCGAAGAAGTCACCACGACTTACGTCCAAAGCCTTACCGACGACTGGTCCGCCAGCCCGGAGCAGGAAATCGCAGGCGGTGTCCTGCTGGACGAAGCCGAACTCCAACGTAAAATCGACGCCGCCTATCTGGAGCAAAGCTACATGGGCCGCTTCGGTAAGGCCGTACAACCGATCTTTGCCCCCGCCGGCTACGACTGGAAGATCACGGTGGGCGTGCTGGCCAGCTTCCCCGCACGCGAGATCATCATTTCCACCCTGGGCATTACCTACTCCCTCGGCGGTGAAGTCGATGAGGCGTCCGACGACCTCCGGGTCACCCTGAGCAAGGCCAAGTGGGAAAGCGGCCCGAGGGTCGGAGAACCGGTTTTCAATATTCCGGTCGCGATCTCGATTATCGTCTTTTTCGCGCTTTGCATGCAGTGTGGCGCCACCCTCGCGGTGATCGCCCGGGAGCTCAACTGGGCCTGGGCCATCGGTGCTTTTGTCTGCCTGACCACGATCGCATGGACGATGGCCGTGCTGACCTACCAAATCGGCATGCGCTTCCTGTAA
- a CDS encoding acetolactate synthase — MPAEVLRSPGAFRPVIQFSIHADNKVGRLNEIVGILAVHEVHIMALSILDTTDSSIVRLIVDYPEEAQHLLVAHQFSFVQSELIAVELDSEADISRVTCALVQAEINIHYVYPFVSRPKGKYALAMSLEDNDLAAETLRRHQLKVIGQSDIAR; from the coding sequence ATGCCTGCCGAAGTTCTTCGCAGTCCGGGCGCGTTCCGTCCGGTCATCCAATTTTCCATCCATGCCGATAATAAAGTCGGGCGACTCAACGAAATCGTGGGGATCCTGGCTGTACATGAAGTACACATCATGGCGCTGTCGATCCTCGATACGACCGACAGCTCGATTGTGCGCCTGATTGTGGACTACCCGGAGGAGGCTCAACATCTTCTGGTCGCGCACCAGTTTTCCTTTGTCCAAAGCGAGCTGATCGCGGTCGAGCTCGACAGCGAAGCTGATATTTCGCGTGTCACCTGCGCCCTGGTGCAGGCCGAAATCAACATTCACTACGTCTATCCCTTTGTATCACGCCCCAAGGGCAAGTACGCACTCGCCATGAGTCTGGAAGACAATGACCTCGCAGCGGAAACCCTGCGCCGCCATCAGCTCAAGGTGATCGGCCAAAGTGACATCGCCCGATAA
- the mgrA gene encoding L-glyceraldehyde 3-phosphate reductase, with protein MAYSPDSARYQQLEYRRSGRSGLKLPPISLGLWHNFGDVDSLETSRAMLRTAFDSGITHFDLANNYGPPPGSAERNFGKIFAEDFKPYRDELILSTKAGYKMWDGPYGEWGSRKYLISSLDQSLARMGVDYVDIFYSHRPDPETPLEETMGALDYAVRSGRALYAGISSYSAEQTREAARILKALGTPCLIHQPSYNIFNRWMEDGLMDVLDEEGIGSIVFCPLAQGLLTNKYLKDIPADSRAAKEHGFLKEDAVHEKVEQVRALNAIAEARGQTLAQMAISWTLKRATVTSALIGASSPEQITENLKALEAAPFTADELNAIDEAAGA; from the coding sequence ATGGCTTATTCCCCCGATTCCGCCCGTTACCAGCAATTGGAATACCGCCGCAGCGGTCGCAGCGGTCTGAAGTTGCCCCCCATTTCGCTGGGCTTGTGGCATAATTTCGGAGACGTGGACTCCCTGGAAACGTCCCGGGCCATGCTGCGTACCGCCTTCGATTCAGGCATCACCCATTTCGACCTGGCCAACAACTACGGGCCGCCTCCCGGTTCGGCCGAGCGCAATTTCGGGAAGATCTTCGCCGAAGATTTCAAGCCCTACCGGGATGAGTTGATTCTCTCCACCAAGGCGGGCTACAAGATGTGGGACGGTCCCTACGGGGAGTGGGGCTCGCGCAAGTATTTGATTTCCAGCCTCGACCAGAGCCTGGCCCGCATGGGGGTGGATTATGTGGATATTTTCTACAGTCACCGGCCGGATCCGGAGACCCCCTTGGAGGAAACCATGGGCGCACTGGATTATGCGGTCCGTTCCGGGCGTGCCCTCTACGCCGGCATTTCGTCCTATTCCGCGGAACAGACCCGGGAAGCCGCGCGTATCCTGAAGGCGCTCGGCACGCCCTGCCTGATCCACCAGCCGTCCTATAACATTTTCAACCGTTGGATGGAGGACGGCCTGATGGATGTGCTGGACGAGGAGGGGATCGGTTCGATCGTTTTCTGTCCGCTGGCTCAGGGGCTGTTGACCAATAAATACCTCAAGGACATTCCCGCGGATTCCCGTGCCGCCAAGGAACATGGCTTTCTCAAGGAAGACGCCGTCCACGAGAAGGTAGAACAGGTGCGTGCGCTGAATGCGATTGCCGAGGCCCGTGGCCAGACGCTGGCCCAGATGGCCATCAGCTGGACGTTGAAGCGAGCGACCGTCACTTCGGCCCTGATCGGAGCTAGTAGCCCAGAGCAAATTACAGAGAACCTCAAGGCACTTGAGGCGGCACCTTTTACTGCTGACGAACTGAACGCGATTGACGAGGCTGCCGGGGCTTAG
- a CDS encoding FeoA family protein, with protein MRLNQIKKDGLFRVLDLNSNNACISRLMSMGLLPGQEIRLVHKAPLGDPIAIEFNGCHMSLRLIDAAEIEVEKVQ; from the coding sequence ATGCGACTCAACCAAATCAAGAAAGACGGCTTATTCCGGGTCTTGGACCTGAATAGCAACAACGCCTGTATTTCCCGTCTGATGTCGATGGGGCTGCTCCCCGGACAGGAGATTCGTCTGGTCCACAAGGCCCCGCTGGGGGATCCGATCGCAATCGAGTTCAACGGCTGCCACATGAGCCTGCGCCTGATTGACGCAGCCGAAATCGAAGTTGAGAAAGTGCAATGA
- a CDS encoding YicC/YloC family endoribonuclease, whose amino-acid sequence MQSMTGFGSGSALVSEYGLRIEVDLSSVNRKTLDVYVNAPREWSGLEQSVNEWLKGGFSRGRVNVQIKVSAASGENNGLCVSEKAIDDSIAKLKAFAESRGIEFTVNSQLILDLAKMLKDNTGLPDWKEFEAGIQGAFMEALADINRMRECEGAALAKDLITRIDELDTLATTIEEASQQATTHYRDALLDRLKQLKLELDLSDERVLKEVALFADRSDISEELTRLKSHFEQFRGFIAASEPTGRKMDFLCQEIHREFNTTGSKSTQLEVTRAVIEGKNELERIREQVQNVE is encoded by the coding sequence ATGCAAAGCATGACAGGATTTGGTTCCGGCTCCGCCCTAGTGAGTGAATACGGACTCCGCATTGAGGTCGATCTCAGCTCGGTGAACCGGAAGACGCTCGACGTCTATGTGAACGCCCCCAGGGAATGGTCGGGACTGGAGCAAAGCGTCAACGAGTGGCTGAAAGGCGGGTTTTCCCGCGGCCGGGTCAACGTGCAGATCAAGGTGAGTGCCGCATCCGGCGAGAACAATGGCCTCTGCGTGAGTGAAAAGGCCATTGATGACAGCATTGCGAAGCTGAAAGCCTTTGCCGAAAGCCGCGGGATCGAGTTTACTGTCAACAGCCAACTCATCCTCGATCTGGCCAAGATGCTGAAGGACAACACCGGCCTGCCGGACTGGAAGGAATTCGAGGCCGGTATTCAAGGAGCCTTCATGGAGGCACTCGCCGACATCAACCGTATGCGCGAATGCGAGGGTGCCGCCCTGGCCAAGGACTTGATCACCCGTATCGACGAGCTAGATACGCTTGCCACAACGATTGAGGAAGCCAGCCAACAAGCCACCACCCACTACCGGGATGCCCTCCTTGATCGGCTGAAACAGCTCAAACTGGAACTCGACCTGTCCGACGAGCGCGTGCTCAAGGAAGTCGCCCTTTTCGCCGACCGCAGCGACATCAGCGAAGAGCTCACCCGTTTAAAGAGCCATTTCGAACAGTTCCGCGGGTTCATTGCCGCCAGCGAGCCAACCGGTCGCAAGATGGACTTCCTCTGCCAGGAAATCCACCGCGAATTCAACACCACAGGCAGCAAGTCCACCCAGCTCGAAGTCACCCGTGCGGTCATTGAGGGTAAGAACGAGCTCGAGCGCATCCGCGAACAGGTCCAGAACGTGGAGTGA
- a CDS encoding sulfatase — MSQPNILFILCDDLGINDLHCYGREDHKTPNLDRLAAEGTRFTSSYACQAICSPSRAGILTGLNPARLHLTTFLPGRRDAVSQRVLHPEIEMSVPTSIKTWPRYFKEQGYTTGLIGKWHIGREPGPKAHGFDYVYNPSEGKNTEPSESEGGKAEYELTREAIDFIEANKDRPFVAYLGHYTPHIPYTAKPELIEKNKDAFEPVYAGLIETLDDVVGLLLQKLEELELAENTIVVFTSDNGGLHVPEGGHERVTHNTPFRAGKGYVYEGGQRVPLIVRWPGKVPEGRVIPTPVNNIDWIPTFLELIDAPAPEGLDGVSFAEGLLGGEIAERPMYWHFPHYTNQGGRPSGCMRDGKWLLVERYDVDEVELYDLTADIRERDDLAESEPDRIAAMQVALDAWRKDNEVQYNCPNPDCDESLFQQLYVDIDPSKFDPLNASADEWANIQRWAKTHGEVVKKV; from the coding sequence ATGTCCCAACCCAACATCCTTTTTATTCTCTGTGACGATCTCGGAATTAATGACCTTCACTGTTACGGCCGTGAGGATCACAAGACCCCGAATCTGGACCGATTGGCTGCCGAGGGCACACGCTTTACCTCGTCTTACGCCTGTCAGGCGATCTGCTCCCCCTCACGGGCGGGCATCCTAACCGGACTGAATCCGGCCCGTCTGCACCTGACGACCTTTTTGCCGGGACGTCGTGACGCTGTATCCCAGCGCGTGCTGCATCCGGAAATCGAGATGAGCGTGCCGACCTCAATCAAGACCTGGCCGCGCTATTTCAAGGAGCAGGGCTATACCACTGGCCTGATCGGGAAGTGGCATATCGGGCGGGAACCGGGCCCGAAGGCGCATGGCTTCGATTATGTTTACAATCCATCCGAAGGGAAAAACACCGAGCCGTCCGAGTCCGAAGGCGGCAAAGCCGAGTATGAACTGACCCGTGAGGCCATCGACTTTATTGAAGCGAACAAGGATCGACCATTTGTGGCTTATTTGGGACACTATACGCCGCATATTCCCTACACCGCCAAGCCGGAGCTGATTGAAAAGAACAAGGATGCCTTCGAACCGGTCTATGCCGGGCTGATCGAGACCCTCGACGATGTGGTGGGGTTGCTGCTTCAAAAACTCGAAGAGCTGGAATTGGCCGAAAATACCATTGTCGTCTTTACCTCCGACAATGGAGGACTGCATGTGCCGGAAGGTGGACATGAGCGCGTGACCCACAACACGCCATTCCGGGCCGGGAAGGGCTATGTTTATGAAGGCGGCCAACGTGTGCCGCTGATCGTGCGCTGGCCCGGCAAGGTGCCGGAGGGGCGTGTCATCCCCACACCCGTCAATAACATCGATTGGATTCCTACCTTTCTGGAGCTGATCGACGCACCGGCCCCCGAAGGGCTCGACGGCGTGAGCTTTGCCGAAGGCTTGCTCGGCGGGGAGATCGCGGAGCGGCCGATGTATTGGCACTTTCCGCACTACACCAATCAAGGTGGACGGCCCAGCGGTTGCATGCGGGATGGTAAGTGGTTGCTGGTCGAACGTTATGACGTGGATGAAGTCGAGCTGTATGATCTAACTGCAGATATCCGCGAGCGGGACGACCTCGCCGAATCCGAGCCGGACCGTATTGCCGCCATGCAAGTTGCACTCGATGCCTGGCGAAAGGATAACGAGGTCCAATACAACTGCCCGAATCCCGACTGCGACGAATCCCTGTTTCAGCAGCTCTACGTTGATATTGACCCAAGCAAGTTCGACCCTCTGAACGCCAGTGCCGACGAATGGGCCAATATCCAGCGTTGGGCCAAAACGCATGGAGAGGTCGTGAAAAAGGTGTGA
- a CDS encoding TetR/AcrR family transcriptional regulator, with amino-acid sequence MARKRSRPNTESEFRNAVVDLIGQRGFDGLGINLIAQKAGSDKVLIYRYFGDYEGLLQSVAESRTWLPSRDSILQALHGISEGPELLRRLALFIVREIRKEAVACKLFCWRHAVDNPMTRTLNRSWHELIQTITHLFADGQDYDSRKRWEQACQVAALWVEAEVCGRSMDTALLEAAGAGLNTEIIPAGVEPSGNDSLPTNLL; translated from the coding sequence ATGGCCCGCAAACGCTCACGTCCCAATACTGAATCCGAGTTCCGGAATGCCGTTGTCGACCTAATTGGCCAACGCGGCTTTGACGGCCTGGGCATCAACCTCATCGCGCAGAAAGCAGGCTCCGACAAGGTATTGATCTACCGCTATTTCGGCGACTACGAAGGCCTGCTCCAATCGGTGGCGGAAAGCCGTACGTGGCTTCCTTCCCGAGATTCCATTCTTCAAGCACTGCATGGCATTTCCGAAGGTCCGGAGTTATTGCGCCGTCTGGCACTGTTTATCGTGAGGGAAATCCGCAAGGAAGCCGTCGCCTGCAAACTCTTCTGCTGGCGTCATGCCGTCGACAACCCGATGACGCGCACGCTGAACCGGAGCTGGCACGAACTGATCCAGACGATCACCCATTTATTTGCAGACGGGCAGGACTACGACAGCCGCAAACGCTGGGAACAGGCCTGCCAGGTTGCTGCCCTTTGGGTCGAAGCGGAAGTCTGCGGCCGCAGCATGGACACCGCCTTGCTTGAAGCCGCTGGGGCAGGATTGAACACGGAAATCATCCCCGCCGGTGTGGAACCGTCAGGCAACGACAGCCTGCCGACCAATTTGCTCTAG
- a CDS encoding TonB-dependent receptor has translation MKQLTALALAALPLCTHASADTAEPEALPTAIVTGELWESDLNRTTASISLLEGESFEQSGSQHFEDIVNAIPNLTWTGGTSRPRYLQIRGVGENSQFEGETPDSSVRFLVDDLDFTGLGTIGNLFDVDQVEVLRGPQAGAFGANAAGGVVKITTHAPTPFWTGQVEGTVGTDSLFAGGLAVGGPVLENDPEQLTFRLAVHQLQQDGFRDNRYLHEEDSNERDELTSRLKLRWIASPDWQWDGTLFYADADNGYDEFSLDNTEFDIYSDEPGRDEQESYAGSLRGTWTGLDKAELTSITSYSRTDSLYSYDSDWGAGYIGVPDDALSGYYGFLETERERDVFSQELRLDSVDRSDAWGWVDRWTLGTYFQTLEEDTDTFYIDEYGTMAAGSKFETSNLAGYGQMAHDFSESTRLIIGLRAEYYEVETTSKGTDAGYYAGSLMSGKSDADEFLWGGKVTLEHDLSQAQMLFASFARGYKAGGANVASFTLPGDPLTYDNETLYNLEFGLRSDWFDGKLVTQVTTFYLLRKDAQLRDSQGAGGFFRYLTVNGEDAEHYGLEAEATWYLNDQFTASAGLGLLETDRESYNDPSGKVASRELSNAPAFTFNARIDYEAGNGFFANAEVVGSDDYYESNSHNEKRSAFAVVNAAVGYRYQNWTLTLWAKNLFDEEYEKRIFYFDNYHPDDAFVPNDRRYEDPANPQQFGVTMNYKW, from the coding sequence ATGAAACAACTCACAGCACTCGCACTCGCGGCCCTGCCCTTGTGCACACACGCAAGCGCGGATACGGCCGAGCCCGAGGCCCTCCCCACTGCCATCGTCACAGGCGAACTCTGGGAATCCGACCTGAACCGCACCACTGCCAGCATCAGCCTGCTCGAAGGCGAAAGCTTCGAACAGTCCGGAAGCCAGCACTTCGAAGACATCGTCAACGCGATTCCCAACCTGACCTGGACCGGCGGCACCTCACGCCCCCGCTATCTCCAGATCCGGGGCGTCGGGGAAAATTCACAATTCGAGGGCGAGACCCCGGATTCCTCCGTACGCTTCCTCGTCGACGACCTCGACTTCACCGGTCTCGGTACCATCGGCAACCTCTTTGACGTCGATCAAGTCGAAGTCTTGCGCGGCCCCCAGGCGGGTGCCTTCGGCGCCAACGCCGCCGGTGGGGTCGTCAAGATTACAACCCATGCGCCCACCCCCTTCTGGACCGGACAAGTAGAGGGTACGGTCGGCACCGACAGCCTGTTCGCCGGCGGCCTGGCAGTCGGCGGCCCGGTACTGGAAAATGATCCGGAACAACTGACCTTCCGCTTGGCAGTCCACCAACTGCAACAGGATGGTTTCCGCGACAACCGCTACCTCCACGAGGAAGACAGCAATGAACGCGACGAATTGACCAGCCGTTTGAAGCTCCGCTGGATCGCAAGCCCGGACTGGCAATGGGACGGCACGCTGTTCTATGCCGATGCGGACAATGGCTACGACGAGTTCAGCCTGGATAACACCGAGTTTGACATCTACTCCGACGAACCCGGACGGGACGAGCAGGAATCCTATGCCGGCAGCTTACGGGGCACCTGGACCGGACTGGATAAGGCAGAACTGACCAGCATCACCAGCTATAGCCGGACCGATTCCCTCTACAGCTATGACTCCGACTGGGGCGCCGGCTACATCGGCGTGCCCGACGACGCACTCAGCGGCTACTACGGATTCCTGGAAACCGAACGCGAGCGTGATGTATTCAGTCAGGAACTACGCCTCGACTCCGTTGACCGCTCCGACGCCTGGGGCTGGGTCGACCGCTGGACTCTGGGCACCTATTTCCAGACGCTGGAAGAGGACACCGACACATTCTATATCGACGAGTACGGCACAATGGCGGCGGGCTCCAAATTCGAGACAAGCAACCTGGCCGGCTACGGCCAGATGGCCCATGACTTCTCGGAATCCACGCGTTTGATCATCGGGCTCCGCGCGGAATACTACGAAGTGGAAACCACAAGCAAGGGCACGGACGCAGGCTACTATGCCGGCTCCCTCATGAGCGGCAAGTCGGACGCCGACGAATTCCTATGGGGCGGGAAGGTGACCCTCGAGCATGACCTCAGCCAGGCTCAGATGCTCTTCGCCAGCTTCGCCCGCGGCTACAAGGCCGGCGGTGCCAATGTCGCCAGCTTCACGCTACCGGGCGACCCGTTGACCTACGACAACGAGACACTCTACAATCTGGAATTCGGCCTGCGGAGCGACTGGTTCGACGGGAAGCTGGTCACCCAGGTAACGACCTTCTACCTGCTCCGTAAAGATGCACAGCTGCGTGATTCCCAAGGCGCCGGCGGCTTTTTCCGCTACCTGACGGTCAACGGAGAAGACGCCGAACACTACGGCCTGGAAGCGGAAGCAACCTGGTACCTGAACGACCAGTTCACCGCAAGTGCCGGCCTCGGCCTGCTCGAAACGGACCGCGAGAGCTACAACGACCCCAGCGGCAAGGTTGCCTCACGCGAACTGTCGAACGCACCGGCCTTTACCTTCAACGCGAGGATCGATTACGAAGCCGGCAACGGGTTCTTTGCCAACGCCGAAGTCGTAGGCAGTGACGACTACTACGAATCCAACAGCCACAACGAAAAACGCAGTGCGTTCGCGGTGGTTAACGCGGCGGTCGGGTACCGTTACCAAAACTGGACCCTGACCCTCTGGGCCAAGAACCTGTTTGATGAGGAATACGAAAAGCGTATCTTCTACTTCGACAATTACCATCCGGACGATGCGTTCGTTCCCAACGACCGTCGTTACGAGGATCCGGCCAACCCCCAACAATTCGGGGTGACCATGAACTACAAGTGGTAA
- a CDS encoding LacI family DNA-binding transcriptional regulator, whose amino-acid sequence MATPERTQPTLAEIAKACAVSTSTVSRALKDSPKLPEATRRRIQAVAADLGYAPNYSLSRVMSEIRSRKKQAYRETLGYITADPIRYESRIYQGVCRRAEELGYNIDRFVLGNPAKEVSALGRMLGARGVRGLVVAPFGQAYSTLQLNWSRHAAVAIGDSLAEPDLHRVARDVVHMLRLVFARLEKRGYRRIGFLIDRSQEERMDYNTLAGVLVHDWHQSQDFRVAPLIAEKLTAERIVDWYRRERPDLIFTMDHLVCDWLEAAGHFVPGDVGVFLFNCYTPDSSISGIYPAYESMGMAAVEQVSGLLDRGEFGYPEGSRRLLVPGQWCEGRTIRPLAGKKT is encoded by the coding sequence ATGGCTACCCCGGAACGCACACAGCCGACACTGGCTGAGATTGCCAAGGCTTGCGCCGTATCCACCTCCACAGTTTCACGTGCACTGAAGGATTCTCCGAAACTGCCTGAAGCAACGCGGCGACGGATTCAGGCGGTTGCGGCGGACCTTGGCTATGCCCCGAACTACAGTCTGTCCCGGGTCATGAGTGAAATTCGTTCGCGCAAGAAGCAGGCTTATCGCGAAACACTGGGCTATATCACGGCGGACCCGATCCGGTACGAATCACGCATTTATCAGGGAGTTTGCCGGCGGGCGGAGGAGCTGGGGTACAACATCGATCGTTTCGTCCTGGGAAACCCGGCGAAGGAGGTGTCTGCTTTGGGACGTATGTTGGGGGCACGCGGTGTTCGCGGCTTGGTGGTGGCTCCTTTTGGACAGGCTTATTCAACGCTGCAGTTGAATTGGTCACGGCATGCCGCGGTGGCGATCGGTGACTCGCTCGCGGAGCCGGACTTACACCGGGTTGCCCGGGATGTCGTCCATATGCTGCGCCTCGTTTTTGCACGACTCGAGAAGCGGGGGTATCGGCGAATCGGCTTCCTTATCGACCGTTCACAGGAAGAGCGGATGGATTATAACACGCTCGCCGGGGTGTTGGTGCATGACTGGCACCAGTCGCAAGATTTCAGGGTGGCGCCCTTGATTGCTGAAAAATTGACCGCAGAGCGGATCGTGGACTGGTATCGGCGTGAGCGTCCGGATCTCATCTTTACGATGGATCATTTGGTCTGTGATTGGCTGGAAGCTGCCGGACACTTCGTGCCCGGGGATGTGGGGGTCTTTTTATTCAACTGTTATACCCCCGATTCGAGCATATCCGGGATCTATCCGGCATATGAGAGCATGGGCATGGCTGCGGTAGAGCAGGTTTCGGGGCTTCTGGACCGGGGGGAATTTGGCTATCCGGAAGGTTCACGCCGCTTGCTTGTGCCCGGACAGTGGTGCGAGGGGCGTACCATTCGCCCTCTGGCGGGCAAGAAGACTTAG
- a CDS encoding gamma carbonic anhydrase family protein, with amino-acid sequence MNIEERLEKFLDQKPQIDESAYVAEGAIVIGAVTLGLNSSIWHGAVLRGDINTIEIGEGSNVQDGTMVHLADDYGVKVGKYVTIGHAAMIHACEIGDECLIGMQATVLDGAVIGKQSIIGAGALVTKGTQVPEGSLVLGSPAKVVRALSEEERAGLRGWAEKYVKVSRGHKKRFG; translated from the coding sequence ATGAATATTGAAGAACGACTGGAAAAATTCCTCGACCAGAAACCTCAGATTGACGAGTCCGCCTATGTGGCGGAAGGCGCGATCGTGATTGGCGCCGTCACACTCGGCCTCAATTCAAGCATCTGGCACGGAGCCGTCCTGCGCGGGGACATCAACACGATTGAGATCGGCGAAGGTTCCAATGTCCAGGACGGGACGATGGTGCACCTGGCGGACGACTATGGCGTCAAAGTCGGCAAATATGTGACGATCGGGCACGCCGCCATGATCCACGCTTGTGAGATCGGTGACGAGTGCCTCATCGGCATGCAGGCGACGGTCCTCGACGGAGCGGTCATCGGCAAGCAGTCGATCATCGGTGCCGGTGCGCTGGTGACCAAGGGCACACAGGTCCCCGAAGGCTCGCTCGTACTCGGCTCACCGGCCAAGGTGGTCCGTGCACTCAGCGAGGAAGAGCGGGCCGGCCTGCGTGGCTGGGCGGAAAAATACGTTAAGGTCTCCCGCGGGCATAAAAAGCGCTTCGGCTAA